A window of Fusarium musae strain F31 chromosome 1, whole genome shotgun sequence genomic DNA:
ACGTTGTCTCGATGTTATCGACCAATCCAAGACAAAAAACTAGGACAGCGTCAAATAGCTAATCCAGCCAGCGTCAAAACTGGCGTTCAGGGGGGTATAAAGCGTTTTCCGGTTGCAAAGACAAAGTCCGGAGTCTCGGAAATGAAGTGAAAGGTAATTACGAAAAGTCATCAGGTCGTCCGGGTCTGGCCATATCGTCGGCTGCTTGAGCCAACTCCTTGGCCTCACGCGCCAGCCCAAACGCGATGGGTGGCAGCGTTTGTACCCACATACGCCATTCGTGAGAGTTGGTATCCATGCCAATGTTGGCCATATCCTGGCCTTGGTCAGCAGCCTCTAGTAGTCGTGCTCTGCAGTTTGCCAACGAGGCTGCCATTTCGCCTATGCCGTAGGCTTGTGTTTCTGAAATGATATTGCTAACAACGGTATTGATAGAGCCAATCTCGCCAGTAATCTGTCGCATCTCAGCATCACCCCGGATGGTGTTCACAAGCTGCTGGATGTCGGTTGAAAGGAGGGCATTCTGATCCTCAAGGTAGAGCTGAATAGTTTTGGTTAGTGATGTTGATAATCTAGTGTCGAAGGGTAACTAACTTTAAGGTCTTCGGCGGCTCGGGGATCCAGTTGACGCGATCCTTGCCCATTGGCTTGATTGTTCGCATTGGAGTGCCCGAGCCCGATCGGCACCGCGCTTGCTTTGGACATGGGCCTTCCAGAATATGGCTCTGCGGATTGGCGAGGTGAGCCCAAAGGACTGTATGCTGAAGAATCAATACTTCCCCGCATACCACCGAGACCCTGAAAGggcggtggaggagggagtCCGCCTTGAGTAGTCGAGGGATGCTCGGTAGCTACAGGAGAAAAGAGTCCACTTGAATCCGCAGGAGTTACAGTTCCGTCGTCATCGTCCAATTCTTCAGCGGGAGTTGTCCGGATTttgacgaggccaagaagttcCACGATGGCCGCTGCCAAATGTGAGGCTGCCGTATCGAGCAGTGAGACCGGGGACATTCCAGCACTGTGGGCAAAGTTCTTGGAGGCTgtgatgaggttgtttgCGGTAGAAGATACCTTGGACCTGATCTTGGCTTGTTGCTGTGCGAAATCTTCATCGTTGTTCTGTGGGACCTCGATGTCCTTGGTAATGCGGCGGACGCTGACAACAACCTGCTTCATTGCGTCGATAACCTTTTCTGGGTCTTCGGTTCGTGCTTTCTGCAGGAGTTCGTCAATCGCGATTTGAAACTTGGTGACGTGAACATCTTTGACCAGTCCACGGTCATCCATGAATCCCTTTTCCCGGACATGCTTTGCTGCATCATGTTCAATTCCAGGACCAGCGGAAGATGCGCGCATGTGTCGCAATTGCGTTTTTGCGCCCGCATATCGATTCTTCCACTCATGGACCTCTCGCTCGAGTCTCTCAATTGTCTGTTCCAGCTCTGCGTGTCGTTCATGTGTTGAGCCACTCTGTTGGGAAAGTTGGCGCATCTCGAGCAAGAATTCTTGCGCCTCTTTGCGAACCTCTTCTGTGACCTGTTGTTGTTCCCGGAGTTCCTGTCGAAGCTCATCATTTTCCCGCTGAAGGTCTGAATCCGATGCAGCGGGCCCAGTGCTGCGTGCTGATTCATGTGCTGCGGCCACGTCGTCCCTAAGCCTTTGAATCTCAATATCGTAATCCCCTCGTACGCGCTGCAATTCTTGCTTCATTGAGTCGTTCAAGTTTTGCGCCTCAGCTAGTTTGTTCTCAAGGTTGAGTCTGAGGTCATTCCATTCCTGTTTCTCATGGTTGGTGGTCGCAGATCGAGAACGTTCCTGATCCAACGCGCTGTTCATCTCgtcctccttcttcctcatggCATCCTCCATACTGTCCAGTTTCTCACGTAATTCTCGTACCTGATTTTGATAGTCTTCGATGAGCTTCTTATCGGCCTGCGAAGTGTTAGGAGTCTTGTTCATCGCTAGATGTTGCAGCACAAACCTCCGAAGTCACACCGCTTCCAGCACTCCGTTTGCTCTCACGGTTCGGGTCTGGCTCTGTAAATCCTTCaccttcgtcatcttcttcgagcATTATACTTTTGTTCGGCACGATCGTGTTATTCTGATTGAGCTGTTTCAGGGTTGGGCGTCCGTAATCGCCATTCTGGGCACCTGGTGATGCTGGCATACCGTAAGCATCTGTCGGTCCAGGACCTCTCATAGATGGTGCATCAGAGGGTCTCCTCATGCGGCTTTGACCTCGAGGGGGAAAGCCATTACCATTGATTGGAGTACCTGGTCCCCTGATTGACATGGGGCTTCCAGTGCGGGCGAGATCGGCTCCTACAAATCGAGGGAATCTTCGTTCTAACTCGTGATAGACATCGGCGGCCAGGTCTCGGAATCGCGGTGGGCCAAGAGACGATAGCCTTTGGCGAGCCTGGTTTCGCTTGGGGTGAAAGTTCTTCTCGGGCAGCAGAAAGGAAGGAGGACCATTTGGAGCATTCGGGGGAGCCCTGGCAGTGGCCTGTCGTCTTATCAATTCGTCAAACACATCGGTACTCAGCTCGTAGAATTGAACCGAGGAAAGGCGCAAAAGCTTGTCGCGTGCTTTATTGGGCTGCTGCTTGTGATTGGGGTCGCGAGTATTGAGAAAAGCGCGCAGAGCAACATAGTGCTCGCTGAGGACGGACTCGTCGAGATCGCCGCGGACGCTGTTACGACCGCTTTCGCTGCGAGCATAGAGTTGTGTGCCGTTACTCGACCTAGCAATCGAAGCAGGCGGCGAGGGACCTCCAGTGCTTCTAGGGCCAGGCCCAGGCCCGGGACCAGGTCCTGGACCGTTGATGGGAGCGCTGGGGAAACCGTTGATACTCATGGTGCTGTTGGAGCCACCCGAATTCGGGGGCGATGCGAGATTGGAGCGACCGTTGGGATAGGGGCCGTCTTCGGGACCTTGATACTTTGAGACAGAAAACTCGCTACCGCCTAGAGAGATGGGGGACAACGGCGCATTGCGTCCCAGGCTGATGCTCATGatgcagagaagaaaaaacagAAATATGAAACCGAGATGATGCTGGAGGGAGATGGAACTGGAACAGCACCAGCCGCCTGTCTCATATGGGCGCCACACGGGGACGGGGACGAAATGAATGCAGGCTATCTGTAGCTACTTAACCTAATGGTTGGAATCTTTTTAACCACTGGAAGGACTCCCCCACAACTTTGGCGACCTTTCAGGGGGCGACGGGCGATAGAAGCGCCAAGCTTCAGCAGGTGGCCGGAAGCGACGAAAAGCGGACGGTTTGGGGTGTGGCTCAATGAcaggaatgaatgaatgatggAGGTGGTGATGTTCAGATACGGTGAATTGAAAGAAAGGATAAGTAAGAGTCGAAGAAAGCAGGGGAAAGCAAGGTACTGGAAGGTATTTCTTGCCAATCCTTGTCTATTTGCCTCTTCTGATGGattaggtacctaaggtagttgGATGAAAGAGAGTGAAGCAAGGACaatcaaagaagaaggacaaagaAAGAACGAAAGAATGCAACGCAATGCAGATCAACCAACGATCGACTCAAGTCAATCAACTCCAAGTGAATTCATCAACTGACCCTGACCGACCCCAATTCCATGGATCCAAAAGGGGGTTCAAGTCAAGTTGGGTTTAGACCGGATCGGGCGTGGTGGGAGCTTGGATGAATGGATGTTCAGGGGACAGACAactccaccatcatcaccaaccgGACCTGGCCTCACTCAGCTTAACTTGTTCTAGAAAATAGCGTACGTACTGTGCAGCTAAAGCCAAGGTGCCCCAAGTTGTGGGTGTACGTACAATCCGAGGCGACCTAACGAGTGGACATCGGACAGATACAGTCCAGATATAGCACAGTGAGTAAGATCTTTGCGGGAAATGAGTTCTCGGTCTCTGTCTTCTGGGGTGAGCATCCAGAATGTCCGGGTGCCCCGGTCTGGCAATTTATTAAATCGTTCAAGACGGAGTGTTAATTTCTTGAGTCCACCGAGACTACGGAGATAAGGTATTGTTCGGAATTGGTCTATCGAACAATACTAGATAGTAGTTGGTGCCAACTTTGACCTTCCAGCTTCGTAGGCAGTCTACCACTTTGGCTTGGTTGATATCATCGAGACATCGAATTGGCTTCTCGCATCTGCCGCTCAAGTAAGCACCAGATGGAATGATATGACCCCATGCAAGGGGACGGGCGGGAAATAAGCAGAACAGCCAATCTCGATGCAACCCGGGCTCAAGCCTGGGCACCTTATTCAAGGTCCGATCCACTGAGCACACTGCGCTTTGCTAAAGAGCTCCAGTCAATGCACCCGTCAACCGCCCCAGGGCCCCCCCCTGCCCCTGAACCAGCAAAAGCGACTCTTTCTTGCGAGCTCTGATTTGACCAACGACCCTGGTCAGGCGCTCAAAGCTTAGCGGGTTGCCGAGCGAGGCGCTGGGGATAGGCGGGTCTTGGTAAAGTCGGCACGTGCTTGGTGCGCGGCTAGGCAAGGTACTTGTACAGCCACCCGGACCTACAAGCCGGAATAAGTTGATAATGGACAACACTATCAAAGATTCATAAGTAGGATAAGATGTTATAAgtggaaagaaaagagcacCAAAAATCTTGTTGAGGATCTAGTAGCATTCCCGTATAGTTGATCGATCAGAGGACTGAGAGATTCTGATTTTTGACCATCCAAATTTGGACTACATATTATTATGAATGTCTTAGACATTACGCCGTACTAAATAGAAGCATAACATACCTAACTTACTAAGTTGGTCACTACGGAGTATTTGACCTCATTTTTCTACATATCATGTCATTCATGACGTCCTTGAACATTCCAATCCAACGTTCCTCTTCTCCTATTTCTCCCACATCGGAGGCCACGCAACTTGATCCTAGGCTACATAAAACATTCAAGACACCGTTAGGATAAGCTCAGGCAACTTGAGGACAACCTTAGAAAACCCTTGATTAATTATTATCGACCCCTTGATCCAATACCCTCAGCTTTTCTGCCGGTCCTTCATCATTCCTCTCCCCCGGCGCCAAGGAACCTTATCCAGGCCTCCATATCGGACGCGAGTGTGTCTCCAATCTCAGCATCGATGATACCCTGTTGCCAACTGACATCAACGCACATCTCTTTGCCCTTGACGCTAATCGAGCTGATATGGAACACAGGCGAAGTGAGCTCACAGCTCAGCTGAAACACAGCTCTCTCGATCTTCCAGCCTGAACCTTCAATTACCCCATCCAGTATTCCTAAATTGGATACACCCCAGGCACCTACTCGGGgcttcttgagctgcttcttcttttgaaCTCGCCAGTCTTTGATAAAGTTCATTAAGCCTGAGGGGTCATTTTCCATGCCCTTGTCCAGCTTGCTCTGAATATCCTCTCTAGCTTGCACAGCGGCTACCCAGACAAAGTTCTCGAGTTGAGTCATGGCATGCGATTGTGATGGTATTCCTTTGGCCTTGGAGCGGATTTCTGTGACTAGATCCTCGCCAAACAGGTGATTGACAAGTGTCATCTGGTTATCCATGGTCGTACTGGGAACATGCCAAGGGTATGACTCAGAATTGGCGGGGATGAAGCGACGGGTATCCAATGCGCTGATAGCAAACATCGACTTTGCCTCTTGTTTGTGATGCTTCTTGCCCTCATCTAGTTGCAGGGCAAGCGATAGCAGCGGCAGGGCATGCAAAAGGCCTGTAATGGTGGTACGATTCGCTCGGCATTTGCTCAGTACCTTCTTCAGCGTTGCATCGTCAATCGAGAACGTTCTGAACTCAGTTTGGTAAGGCTCCTGGCGAATAGGGGCCCAGTTGGCCTGGGTTGGATCGTTTGATACAAGAAATGGAGGCCTCAGTTCTTTCCAGATTGTTGCCAAAGCGAATCCCCACGAAACTGGGATCTTGATAAGTTCCTCTGGAGGAGGGGGGAACGTGTCTGCAGTACTGCTAATATGAAGTACGCCTCCATCAAAATTGAGTTCATGATCAGTCTTCGGGTCATTGAGGTTGCGTAACAAGGTCTGGTGCAGAATCTTGCCCCCTACACCATCGAAGTTGGTATGGTTCCAGCAGAAGATAACATCCAATGACTGGATACTACCCTCTGGCCATAGTACAGAGGCCCTCCACCCTGGCTTCGTTTCGACATCTGTAAACCAAGTATCGAGCTGGTTTCGAATCTCATGCTTCAAGGAACCCTCATAATCATCCGAAGCTTTGATCTCTTGCCAGCTAATATGCAGACCAAGATCGACAGTTTCCAGCTGAATCCATGAAGGTACAGCTGAGTTCTCGTTTAGGATACCCACTTGGAGCATGGGGTGTTCCGCTACTGTATGTGCCATGGCCCGATGGAAGGCATTTCGGATACTCTCAACTGAGCCGCCAACGAGATGACTTGGGAGACCATAACGGCAGACTACTGCAGTACCACAGCTATGACGCAAAGTGTGCAAGGCTGAGTGGTACAACTCTCTGGTTTATAGTTAGGCTTGGTTCAGCTGATAGGAGTTGAAACAGTCCATACAAGTTGCTCATTGGTCGAATAACGTTTGGCTTTTCTCGTAGTGCCATTTTAACGTATATGCTGCTCAGAGTGCCAGGAAATCGCTGTTACATTCGAACTCTGTTTCATTCAAGAGTATTACGGCGATTGGTCTTTGGCTTTGTTTTATCTGGTTTCCGAAGGATGCGGGCTCCGCGGGTCACCAGGTGAGCTTCCCGCGGATGAGCGAGTAGGATTCAGTTGCATGTATCTAAAGCGGCAAACGAATGCTTATTGGACCTTAGATTAATGTTTTTGTCCGCACCTCGATTGACAGTCACAAGTTTTCTTAGCATACTCTCAAAGTCATAAACATCCATTTGCATGCCGCCTTTGCCATACCCTATGGCAAAATTGTGGTAATGGTTACCAGCAGGTGAATCGATGTTCACACCACCAAAAAGCCCCTGAGATAACGATCCACCAAACAAGGCTGTGGCGTTTGTACTAATTTAGATTCCCGTCCTGTTCGTTCCCATAATGCGGCTTCGAATGACAAGTCGAAGTGTCAAATGGTTGCCTCTTAAAACCCCTTGAGCCTATGACAGGGAGTTCCATGCTAACTTAGCTACTGAATGACAGCCATTGACCCATCATGTAAGTTGGTTCACCATGTGGATAGGACGCCTCATGGCATGTTCGTCGTTGGAGATGTACATACTCCGTATGGATTGGCCAATTATGCAGAGTACCAGAGAGTTACACATTATCACATCAGCATCGATACCACGGTCACAAATGCCGCTTCACATGAACTGTACAAGTGGCTGTGTTAAAGTGATCACCAGCGCCGTCTATTTTGTGATCGAGTTTAAAACCCTGTCCGATTTGAACTAGATCAATCTTGATCAGTCTTCCCTGAAACTTTCACTATTCATGCAGGCTGGAAAATCTTCATATAATTTCGAAGCCGGTTTGTGATCGACACTTCTTATCTGCCTATGAAAGGTATGCGCCTAGTACACTGTGGGTTCCCTTAAGCAGCCGTACAGTATCTCCTTGCTCGCGAAACTCCTTTGGGGATAGTAACGGAATGGCCGGCAATGAGAGGGTTAGGTGACGAGGCACCGGTGTTATCCATATTCAGCTGCTCATGGGTTTGTGATGATAGTGGTGAAGGGCTGAGCCCTCCTGGGGATAACAAATCTTCACCCTGATTATACTGGGGTTTGGGTATCTACGATCGAAAGCTAGGAACGAAACTCCCCTCACAAGCCACTCAAGTTCATCCTACTATCCATCCCAGAGATAGATCTAAATTTTTGCAAACTTGCGTATACCGCCTATCGAGTTGCTGCTAGAGTTCAGCACTCAAGGCCTTCGTCGTATATAATTGCAGTCGCATCACATGGTGTGTAGTATGATTGTGGTTTTACGTGGATTAGAACCAAGCCACGGTCCAGGTTGCTGGCAGTTTGGGCCATCTTTCCTGCCATGAGGCCAGGATATCAGGCACTCGCTCATCAAAAGAGGCTCTGCTTGAGGCAGAACCATTGTCAAAGGACGAGGCACCGACAGCTTCACGCTCTTCACGAGCAGCCGCGTTGAGGGAGTTTGCGAGATCCAAGATACCCTGCCCGCCAATGGCGGCCTCTTCGTGGTTATCCTTAATCTCAACGTTGATGACATGTACGGGTCGGTTGAGCGGTGAGCCCCTATTAAGGAGATCATCGACAACAGCATCCCAGCATCGCTCTTCACAGGTGATGACAACATCGACTAGACCACCTTCAGTACCTTCGCTGCCACGGTCCTTAGCATGTTGCAAGCGAGGTACACCGACTTGCCAGTCTTGCCAGCGTTCTGGGCCCCATTTGACGCCACGGTTACGGTTTAACATGTTAAGGATGCCGTTGTTCCTATACAGCCGAGCATCCTTGGATTCAAGCTCCTTGAACATACTGTCATAAGAAGTTTTGTTAAAGTGATACACATTAGGTTGGGTGATGGTAGGCCCGGGCAGGCGGACGAGAGAACCAGTGCCGAAGGAGATGACAGGATAGTCAGCCTGAGACAGCCGTAAATGGGCTTCCATGGAGCTTCAAGATGAACATTAGCACAAATGTGTCAGGAGGAGACACGCATCTACGAACCGATTGTTGTTACTTGCACAGACAGTGCAAAACTTCAGTTTGTATCCGCTGTTGCTCTCAGATGAGCCATTCTGGCTCTGGGCCGAAGAGCCACCGTTGGCAACCTCCATATTTTCGAGTTTCTAGCCGGGCGAGAAAACGAGGTCGTTGGCGAGAGGATAGCCGCGTGGCATGCTTTGAAGAGACAAGATAGACTGTGCAGCACTGCGTTAGTGCATTGCATTCAAAGAGAGGCAAGTTACAAGAGAAGTGCAGGTTTATCATCAGATAAAAAAGCGTATAAAGTGTCTTTTCAGCAAAGAAATTCAGACAGCTCCAATATGTTAAACTCATCATGAAAGAAAATGAAATCGCGCATGTTGCTACTTACCCGGCTTTTTAAGTCTCAAGTTGTCACACCAATAGCCACTTCATGTCATTGTTGTCCCGTTCCCTTTGGTACGCGATACAATCTGGTTGATGTTTATTgaaagaagaggttgagtTTTGAACTGTTGTGAAGTTGGGAAAGTTAAGCTAGGGCGAGTTGACGCTAGCTTACGGCTAAACTCCGGTATAATCTGATGAGTCAGCAAGGTACAGCTCTGATGCCAACATGTGTAAATGAGCCAATGCACCCGTCTAAAAACATTAGTTCTGGAGTTTATTAGGTATTAAGCATCAAGTTAGGTTACAAAGTCATCACAGTGCCTGTTGGTAACAAAGGATATCACATTAACAGTCACTTGGTCACGTATCGCTCAGGGCAGTACTGTAGCACAATATTGCTTTGCCTTCTTTTATACGATGTTGACATTGAGGAGGGTGGAGGGGGTTAGGCTTGGTGTACTCTACAATCAGACAGTTTATATTGATTCCATGTGATTCTTGAAGCGACCAACAGAGAGATCTCCACCAGCGAATTTGATCTGCAATGGCTATTGGCTTTTAAACGCCCGCATAACCTGAAACAAACGACGCTTTGGTGTAGCCAATCAACGAAGACACCAAATTTAGCCCCAGAATAGAAACCTCACCGGTCACCGGCTGGTCCTTTCTTGTCACGTTATACTCTGTATAAAAGAGCTGGACCctgaaagaaaaaagctGGGGGGTCTTGAATTGTTGAATTTAACTCTAACTTTGAAATTGTATCAAATAGACTATGATGACATTTTGAGCCTCATGCCTAGATAGTATGGAAACAGCAGGTGGTTGCTATACTGCACCTCTTCCACCTGTGATAACCCGGCAGACTCAATTACACTACACCAACTTAGCACCAGATCAGAATTGGATCTGTACTGGAGGGGTTTGTGGGCGGGACTCAGAAGTCATCAAAACCTCAGCCGCCGGGGGGAGATCGCGGATCGTGACCCAGGTAAAGAACCTGGAGCGAGATCATTGAAGCACCGTAAacaagtaattaaataaaaacaaaaaacaTACGGATACATACGCGTGTATACCTGGCAAGAGGATCACTACATGACATGACGACCCTGCTCGTTTTTGCCTTGCTGCCAGCTCGCTACGTAACCAACATCGATCTAGATGCCCCTGCCATCCAACCTTGGGGGTCTAGTTTCATGATCCTGCACACCATGATAATAGTAATTTCCAGAAAGGCTTGAATAAACAGAGAGGATTATTTCATTGCGACAGCAACGATGCAATAACCGGAGATTGCATCCATGGCAGCCCGGCCTGATCCATCTGCCAGCTGAGTTTACTTTCCTGTATCCATCAATACCAAGAAGAGATGAACAGGGTCACCCTTCCAGATTGAGGTTCCAACGGCCCGGGTGGGTATACAGGGAGATCCTCGCTCAGAGTTGTCGTACGTCTTGTTGGGTTTACCGTGTTGTGTGTGCGTGTGCGTATGCGCATGCGCATGCAAGACGACGACAGTCATCTTTTCGGGATGAACACGAGGGAGGGCGAGAAAGGATCAAGGCTTCAGAGGGGTTAAAGCAGGGTAGAGGGGTTGAAGACAAGTGCAAATGATTGTGTGGCGCCTTTGGTTGTTACAACCCGACTTTAATTAATCAGATGGGCCGGATGAGATGCGGCTCCTCCAGGGTGGGTTGGGATAAAGGCCTGCACATGCTTCGTCCAAAAgatataggtaggtaagaaAGTTATTAACCTAGAGGTAGGCATAATGACCAGCTAACAGCTAAATGTTAACCATAAACCATTAAAATTACCAGTGAACGCCTGCCTAGAATAGCCCGGGTATCAATGTGCTCTCATCATTGGGTTGGATGGACAGTTTACAATGACTTTGATCTTTGATCCTAAATTTAGGTCTAATAAATGCTGGAAATTTAGTCAAgcatacctaaggtaccccTCATTTGGGAACTGCCCGACCGTTGGATGTCACATTGAGCCAACAGGAGGTCTCTTCCATTATCCTGATATCTCTTCTCACTTGCATACCAACTCGTTGCTAACATCATCCCACAATATCCTCCTGTTTGCTAGCGCCCAGGGAGCAAGCGGCGACAAACTGATAGAAACATTTCATTCATATTCGAGTCTCATTGGGTTCCTTCTCCCCGACTTACAGGCGCTGACTCGCTTGATCCAAGACCCCTGACCAGTCGGATTGGTGCGTAAGGCGCTTGCTTCAGTGGTGTGGTGTGCTATTGCGCCCAGTTGTGCCccactacctaccttacagCCTCCAGCTCCCGGGCCCGGACGTGCCAACGGGCGACCTTACCGGGTACAGTACTGTCTCCCCAGGTCACTTTCTCGCGAGGATTGCTAAGGTGGGCAATCCATCGATTGATGGCCTTCCTCGCTCGCTTCTCTAACCCAACTTCACCTTACACTCATCACAATCCATCTTGGGATCACATCCTACCCTAGTTCAGTTCGTTCCGTTCAGCCCAGGCCAGGCCCTCTTTTGGTTTCTCGCCTCGCCTAGAGCGCAAGCGCAGGCATTTTTGATCAGACCCGACAGCTACTGTACAGCGCGGTGCCCTTGTTCCCGAGCATCGGCAGCAACCTAAGGCCAGGGCATTGTTTTCTCTTCTGttcttgtttctgtttctgtccAGTTGCTATTATTTCTGCTTCcgcttctgcttctctaCGCTCTTTCGCACTCCCACTCCACACTTGTAACCGACTCATCTCGTGCTTTGTCGCCCGACGACTGGTCGTCTGGCATTATCTGCATTAGGGCTTGGCTCAGCGTTGTCTATTATACTTGGAACTCGACTGGAGCCCTTGCTGGCTCACGCCTTAGCGCTACGGCTGACTTGACGTCCGCCTCGACAGCTCAACTCGAACGAGACCAACTTGGAGCGTCAAGCATTACAAAACGCAAATCAAAATATCGCATCGAGCTCTCCAGTGCAGAGATCGCCTCCGTTCATCATTTTTGCCGCTTCAATCCCGCTACCGATACCTAGTTCTTCTAGCGCACCCGTCTAACTGTCAATCTTACTGCAACCCCGCGAGACCTTTGCTGCACACTCATCCTTCGGCGTTTGCGCGGCCGCGTGCGCCAGATCGCACGACTGTCGCTAGGCCTTTTCCGAAAAGGCATGTCGACAACGGCAGTTATGTCTACGACTTCTTCTCCAGTGACCTCTCCTTCAGCAGCcgcatcctcttctccgaACCCTAATCACCCCGCGCTGCCACCTCTAATCACCTCTCCGCCTTCGTGCCGAAGTATGCAATCGCGGCCAATGTCCCACGTTTCCAGAAGCCGACTTTCCCAATACTCGACGGGCTCTCTGCCTACGAGATCCCGTCCGACCTCACATATGTTTCCGATGTTCCCCTCGACTCTCTCATATACCCAAGTGCGGGACTTTGCGTACCCTGCTACCCATCCTCTGCACTACGGGCCGCCGCCAGAACCTTCGGGACCGCCTTCCGGTATGACAACGCCCGCAAGCGAGCATCGTAGGTTATCAGATCCCCCAGTGTCGTGGGAAACACGTATGCCTTGGGAGTCGTGGGGTACAGATGGATTCAACCGTGGTCATGATTTGGCCCCCATCCAATTCGACGGTGGGCCCCCATATagcgaagacgaggatcTGCAAAGCCCTGTTGTAGCTACACGGCACCGCAAGCATAAGTCAACCTCGGCGGCGACAACCCTGAGGGGGAGGACAGGTCGCGATCTTGATATGCATTCTACCAACTATGATCATGAGCGGGGCTACTATATGGGAACTAGCGGAGACGGTAGCGAAACATACTATGTCAATAACGGCGGCGAGGCCAACGGCTCTGGTGGAGATTTTGTTACATATCCTCCGGAGCAGGCAAGACACAGTCGGGCATATCACATTGCCCAGCAACCCCGGGCTGCCGAGGGCGGTGAGTACTATCAGCCCGAGTCTGACAGTTCCCCATCGTCTCCAGGCTACAATGACGAGGACCAGTCTCGCTATTCACGAGATTACCAGTTTACTATTACATCGCCGGACGAGGAGTTCCACGGCAAAGCCGTCGCCCTGTTCGATTTCGAGCGGGAAAACGAGAACGAATTGCCTCTAGTTGAGGGCCAGATTATCTGGGTGTCGTATCGGCACGGGCAAGGTTGGCTGGTGGCTGAGGATCCGAAGACGCAGGAAAGCGGCCTGGTGCCCGAGGAGTATGTCCGACTACTTCGCGATATCGAGGGAGGAATGAACAGCTTGGCTGGTCACCTTGTGGAGGGAACTGGCTCCCCTGATGTGGGCACACCTACTCAAGCGGAGCATAGCGGTCAATATGGCCATACTCCATCTTCCAGCAATGCGACTAACGGGTACCATCAGCCAATCGTGTCGATGTTCTCGACCTCGAGCAAAGACCTTGACCCGTATCCCACTGAGCAACTGGGCCTCCACTCCGGACAACCGCCTCCCCAAGTTATTCACTATCACGGGCAACGGGGAGGTAGCCAAGCAAACACGCCGACGATTGCTCAGCCTCAAGATACTGGTATTTTGAGGAGGCAGAGTCACGACGGTGGAACAAAGAGGGACTCGAATGTTACACCAGTACAGACGAAGCCACCAATGGAGTTGGCCGAGCCAGGGGGCTCTGAGGA
This region includes:
- a CDS encoding hypothetical protein (EggNog:ENOG41) is translated as MALREKPNVIRPMSNFCGTAVVCRYGLPSHLVGGSVESIRNAFHRAMAHTVAEHPMLQVGILNENSAVPSWIQLETVDLGLHISWQEIKASDDYEGSLKHEIRNQLDTWFTDVETKPGWRASVLWPEGSIQSLDVIFCWNHTNFDGVGGKILHQTLLRNLNDPKTDHELNFDGGVLHISSTADTFPPPPEELIKIPVSWGFALATIWKELRPPFLVSNDPTQANWAPIRQEPYQTEFRTFSIDDATLKKVLSKCRANRTTITGLLHALPLLSLALQLDEGKKHHKQEAKSMFAISALDTRRFIPANSESYPWHVPSTTMDNQMTLVNHLFGEDLVTEIRSKAKGIPSQSHAMTQLENFVWVAAVQAREDIQSKLDKGMENDPSGLMNFIKDWRVQKKKQLKKPRVGAWGVSNLGILDGVIEGSGWKIERAVFQLSCELTSPVFHISSISVKGKEMCVDVSWQQGIIDAEIGDTLASDMEAWIRFLGAGGEE
- a CDS encoding hypothetical protein (EggNog:ENOG41) translates to MSISLGRNAPLSPISLGGSEFSVSKYQGPEDGPYPNGRSNLASPPNSGGSNSTMSINGFPSAPINGPGPGPGPGPGPRSTGGPSPPASIARSSNGTQLYARSESGRNSVRGDLDESVLSEHYVALRAFLNTRDPNHKQQPNKARDKLLRLSSVQFYELSTDVFDELIRRQATARAPPNAPNGPPSFLLPEKNFHPKRNQARQRLSSLGPPRFRDLAADVYHELERRFPRFVGADLARTGSPMSIRGPGTPINGNGFPPRGQSRMRRPSDAPSMRGPGPTDAYGMPASPGAQNGDYGRPTLKQLNQNNTIVPNKSIMLEEDDEGEGFTEPDPNRESKRSAGSGVTSEADKKLIEDYQNQVRELREKLDSMEDAMRKKEDEMNSALDQERSRSATTNHEKQEWNDLRLNLENKLAEAQNLNDSMKQELQRVRGDYDIEIQRLRDDVAAAHESARSTGPAASDSDLQRENDELRQELREQQQVTEEVRKEAQEFLLEMRQLSQQSGSTHERHAELEQTIERLEREVHEWKNRYAGAKTQLRHMRASSAGPGIEHDAAKHVREKGFMDDRGLVKDVHVTKFQIAIDELLQKARTEDPEKVIDAMKQVVVSVRRITKDIEVPQNNDEDFAQQQAKIRSKVSSTANNLITASKNFAHSAGMSPVSLLDTAASHLAAAIVELLGLVKIRTTPAEELDDDDGTVTPADSSGLFSPVATEHPSTTQGGLPPPPPFQGLGGMRGSIDSSAYSPLGSPRQSAEPYSGRPMSKASAVPIGLGHSNANNQANGQGSRQLDPRAAEDLKLYLEDQNALLSTDIQQLVNTIRGDAEMRQITGEIGSINTVVSNIISETQAYGIGEMAASLANCRARLLEAADQGQDMANIGMDTNSHEWRMWVQTLPPIAFGLAREAKELAQAADDMARPGRPDDFS
- the SSU72 gene encoding RNA polymerase II subunit A C-terminal domain phosphatase (EggNog:ENOG41~BUSCO:EOG09264JW6), with translation MEVANGGSSAQSQNGSSESNSGYKLKFCTVCASNNNRSMEAHLRLSQADYPVISFGTGSLVRLPGPTITQPNVYHFNKTSYDSMFKELESKDARLYRNNGILNMLNRNRGVKWGPERWQDWQVGVPRLQHAKDRGSEGTEGGLVDVVITCEERCWDAVVDDLLNRGSPLNRPVHVINVEIKDNHEEAAIGGQGILDLANSLNAAAREEREAVGASSFDNGSASSRASFDERVPDILASWQERWPKLPATWTVAWF